The Platichthys flesus chromosome 8, fPlaFle2.1, whole genome shotgun sequence genome has a window encoding:
- the LOC133959042 gene encoding protocadherin alpha-8-like: MEQRRRDGQTAHGCLVSCLVAVLLWSVAAAQIRYSVSEEVKEGTVVGNVAKDLGLDKNTLRERKYRIVSSNADPLFHVNQNDGILYVSRKIDREEVCGQISTCLINLKTVLENPLEVHYVGVEMLDINDHSPSFPDEDKTLEIPESVLPGSRIPLQPARDPDGGAFSVQQYRLSPNDHFRLEVKDKGEDGKIPILIVQKSLDREAAESHSLVLTALDGGKPPKSGEMNILIKVLDINDNAPVFSQDIYSVMLDENAPIGKTVTQVNATDVDDGPGGEVVFSFSSIVSHRLLKLFDINPSTGEIIVKGLIDYEQKDKHEIDIQASDKGIVPLSTQKSVIIKIVDVNDNAPEIEVTSFSSSIPEDSRPGTTVALISVNDLDSGLNGKVICSIDEHVPFTLSPSLQDKMYSLVTKSPLDREKLSHYDLTITAKDAGQPPLSSEKTISVVVSDVNDNSPQFSLSPYTFYVTENNNPGTSVFSVKAFDADENENAHISYHILRDRIEDNKLTSFLNINSENGDIMALKSFDFESLKTFQFHVVASDSGTPSLSSNVTVNVFILDQNDNAPVILYPVSSNGSAEGVEEIPRNVNAGHLVTKVRAYDADIGYNGWLLFSLQEVTDHSLFGLDRYTGQIRTLRSFTETDEAEHKLLILVKDNGNVSLSATATVIVKVVEPKEDFAASDVKSSTKADEDNNLTLYLMITVGSVSALFLVSIIVLISMQCSKSTDYTSKYLPEPNYDGTLCHSIQYRSGDKRYMLVGPRMSIGSTIAPGSHANTLMLPDRRGTSGEVRSHDWKL; the protein is encoded by the coding sequence ATGGAACAAAGAAGACGCGACGGGCAAACGGCGCATGGATGTTTGGTTAGCTGCCTGGTTGCGGTGCTTTTGTGGAGCGTGGCCGCGGCGCAAATACGATATTCTGTCTCCGAGGAGGTAAAAGAAGGAACTGTGGTCGGGAACGTCGCAAAAGATCTTGGATTAGATAAGAACAcgctgagagagaggaagtatCGCATTGTTTCCAGTAACGCTGATCCTCTTTTCCATGTAAATCAAAACGATGGCATCCTGTATGTGAGCCGGAAGattgacagagaggaggtgtgcGGGCAGATCAGTACGTGTTTAATTAATCTAAAAACCGTGTTAGAAAACCCACTGGAGGTGCACTATGTGGGAGTGGAGATGCTGGATATAAATGATCATTCTCCGAGTTTCCCAGATGAAGACAAAACGTTGGAGATTCCAGAGTCTGTGTTACCGGGATCGCGCATTCCTCTGCAACCCGCTCGAGATCCAGACGGTGGCGCATTTTCTGTTCAGCAATATAGACTCAGCCCAAACGACCACTTCCGTCTGGAAGTTAAAGATAAAGGAGAAGATGGTAAAATACCCATTTTAATTGTGCAAAAATCTTTGGATAGGGAGGCAGCAGAAAGTCACTCATTAGTGCTGACTGCCCTGGATGGAGGAAAACCTCCGAAATCTGGTGAAATGAATATATTAATTAAAGTTTTAGATATAAATGATAACGctcctgttttctctcaggACATTTATTCTGTGATGCTCGATGAGAATGCCCCAATAGGAAAAACAGTCACTCAAGTGAATGCAACTGATGTAGACGATGGTCCTGGTGGAGAGGTAGTTTTTTCATTTAGCAGTATCGTTAGTCATCGGTTGTTGAAGCTTTTTGATATCAATCCATCTACAGGTGAAATAATTGTGAAAGGTTTAATAGACTATGAgcagaaagacaaacatgagATTGACATACAGGCATCAGATAAAGGTATTGTTCCTCTATCAACACAAAAAAGTGTCATTATCAAGATAGTTGATGTGAATGACAATGCACCTGAGATTGAGGTCACCTCTTTTTCGAGCTCTATCCCTGAAGACTCCAGACCTGGAACTACAGTTGCTCTGATCAGTGTAAATGACTTGGACTCTGGTCTAAATGGAAAAGTTATTTGCTCCATTGATGAGCATGTTCCTTTTACTTTATCACCATCTTTACAAGATAAGATGTATTCATTAGTAACCAAATCCCCTctagacagagagaaactgtcACATTATGACCTGACCATAACTGCAAAAGACGCTGGTCAACCTCCATTATCGTCTGAGAAGACAATAAGTGTTGTGGTGTCAGATGTGAATGACAACAGTCCACAGTTTTCACTGAGCCCCTATACTTTCTATGTGACAGAGAATAACAATCCAGgcacctctgtgttttctgtcaaaGCTTTTGATGCTGATGAGAATGAGAATGCACATATTTCTTATCATATTCTCAGAGATAGAATTGAAGATAATAAACTGACTTCatttctaaacattaactcagaGAACGGAGACATCATGGCTCTAAAAAGTTTTGACTTTGAATCACTGAAAACTTTCCAGTTTCACGTTGTAGCGTCAGATTCTGGAACTCCGTCACTGAGCAGCAACGTCACAGTGAACGTGTTCATTCTGGATCAGAACGACAACGCTCCAGTCATCCTGTATCCAGTCAGCTCCAATGGTTCTGCTGAAGGTGTGGAGGAGATTCCCCGCAATGTGAACGCAGGACACTTGGTGACTAAAGTCAGAGCCTATGATGCTGATATAGGATATAACGGCTGGttactgttttcactgcaggaagtTACTGACCACAGTCTCTTTGGGTTGGACCGCTATACAGGACAGATCAGAACACTTCGCtcattcacagagacagacgaggcTGAGCACAAACTGCTCATactggtcaaagacaatggCAATGTGTCACTCTCAGCAACAGCTACTGTCATCGTCAAAGTCGTGGAGCCCAAAGAAGATTTTGCAGCTTCTGATGTTAAAAGCTCAACAAAAGCAGATGAGGACAATAATTTGACTCTTTACCTGATGATAACTGTGGGCTCAGTTTCAGCTCTTTTTCTCGTCAGTATCATCGTGCTGATTTCAATGCAGTGCTCAAAGTCCACAGACTACACTTCTAAATATCTGCCAGAGCCTAATTATGATGGGACACTTTGTCACAGCATCCAGTACAGATCTGGAGACAAACGCTACATGTTAGTTGGACCCAGGATGAGTATAGGATCTACTATAGCCCCAGGAAGCCATGCCAACACACTAATGCTGCCTGACAGGAGAGGGACATCTGGAGAGGTAAGATCACACGATTGGAAATTGTGA
- the LOC133959188 gene encoding protocadherin alpha-8-like: MEQRRRDGRTAHGCLVSCLVAVLLWSVAAAQIRYSVPEEVKEGTVVGNVAKDLGLDKNTLRERKYRIVSSNADPLFHVNQNDGILYVSRKIDREEVCAQISTCLINLKTVLENPLEVHYVGVEVLDINDHSPSFPETETTLEISESVLPGVRIQLKASRDSDSGHFTVQHYKLTNNDNFRLEVKDKGDDGKIPILVIQKSLDRETAGSHSLLLTALDGGKPPKSGEMNILVNVLDVNDNAPVFTKDVYSVMLHENAPVGTTVIQVNATDKDQGPSGEVVYSFTNSINQKLLKLFDINPSTGEIIVKGLIDYEHKDIYDIEIQASDKGIAPLATEKSVIIKIVDVNDNTPEIEVTSLSNSIPEDSRPGTTVALISVNDLDSGLNGKVICSIGENVPFTLSPSLQDKMYSLVTKSPLDREKLSHYELTITAKDAGQPPLSSEKTIIVVVSDVNDNSPQFSLSPYTFYVTESNNPGTSVFSVKAFDADENENAHISYRILRVGSKDNELTSFLNINSENGDITALKSFDFETVKTFQFHVVASDSGTPSLSSNVTVNVFILDQNDNAPVILYPVSSNGSAEGVEETPRNVNAGHLVTKVRAYDADIGYNGWLLFSVQEVTDHSLFGLDRYTGQIRTLRSFTETDEAEHKLVILVKDNGNVSLSATATVIVKVVEPKEAFAASDVKSSTKAEEDNNVTFYLMITLGSVSALFLVSIIVLISMQCSKSTDYTSKYLPEPNYDGTLCHSIQYRSGDKRYMLVGPRMSIGSTIAPGSHANTLMLPDRRGISGEVRLRILKL; this comes from the coding sequence ATGGAACAAAGAAGACGCGACGGGCGAACGGCGCATGGATGTTTAGTCAGCTGCTTGGTTGCAGTGCTTTTGTGGAGCGTGGCCGCGGCGCAAATACGATATTCTGTCCCCGAGGAGGTAAAAGAAGGAACTGTGGTCGGGAACGTCGCAAAAGATCTTGGATTAGATAAGAACAcgctgagagagaggaagtatCGCATTGTTTCCAGTAACGCTGATCCTCTTTTCCATGTAAATCAGAACGATGGCATCCTGTATGTGAGCCGGAAGATTGACCGAGAGGAGGTGTGCGCGCAGATCAGTACGTGTTTAATTAATCTAAAAACCGTGTTAGAAAACCCACTGGAGGTGCACTATGTGGGAGTGGAGGTGCTGGATATAAATGATCATTCTCCCAGTTTTCCAGAGACGGAGACAACGTTAGAGATTTCAGAGTCTGTGTTACCCGGAGTACGTATTCAGCTAAAAGCATCGCGTGATTCAGACAGTGGCCATTTTACCGTACAGCATTATAAACTTACAAACAATGATAATTTCCGTTTGGAAGTTAAGGATAAAGGAGACGATGGTAAAATACCAATCTTAGTAATTCAAAAATCTTTGGACAGGGAAACTGCAGGAAGCCATTCCTTATTACTGACTGCACTGGATGGAGGTAAACCTCCCAAATCTGGTGAAATGAATATTTTAGTAAATGTTCTAGATGTGAATGATAATGCTCCTGTTTTCACTAAAGATGTTTATTCTGTAATGCTACATGAAAATGCACCAGTAGGCACAACAGTCATTCAAGTGAATGCAACTGACAAAGATCAAGGACCAAGTGGTGAAGTTGTTTACTCATTTACCAACAGTATCAATCAGAAGTTACTGAAACTGTTTGATATAAATCCCTCAACAGGCGAAATTATTGTGAAAGGTTTAATAGACTATGAGCACAAAGACATATATGACATTGAAATTCAAGCATCAGATAAAGGTATTGCTCCACTGGCTACAGAAAAAAGCGTTATTATCAAAATAGTTGATGTGAATGACAACACACCTGAGATTGAGGTCACCTCACTTTCAAACTCCATCCCTGAAGACTCCAGACCTGGAACTACAGTCGCTCTTATCAGTGTGAATGACTTGGACTCTGGTCTTAATGGAAAAGTTATTTGCTCGATTGGTGAGAATGTTCCTTTCACTTTATCACCATCTTTACaagataaaatgtattcattagtAACCAAATCCCCTCTGGACAGAGAGAAACTGTCACATTATGAGTTGACAATAACTGCAAAAGACGCTGGTCAACCTCCATTATCGTCTGAGAAGACAATAATTGTTGTGGTGTCAGATGTGAATGACAACAGTCCACAATTTTCACTGAGCCCCTATACTTTCTATGTGACAGAGAGTAACAATCCAGGtacctctgtgttttctgtcaaaGCTTTTGATGCTGATGAGAATGAGAATGCACATATTTCGTATCGTATTCTCAGAGTTGGAAGCAAAGATAATGAACTGACTTCatttctaaacattaactcagaGAACGGAGACATCACAGCTCTTAAAAGTTTTGActttgaaacagtgaaaacttTCCAGTTCCACGTTGTTGCGTCAGACTCTGGAACTCCGTCACTGAGCAGCAACGTCACAGTGAACGTGTTCATTCTGGATCAGAACGACAACGCTCCAGTCATCCTGTATCCAGTCAGCTCCAACGGTTCTGCTGAAGGTGTGGAGGAGACTCCCCGCAATGTGAACGCAGGACACTTGGTGACTAAAGTTAGAGCCTATGACGCTGATATAGGATATAACGGCTGGTTACTGTTTTCAGTGCAGGAGGTTACTGACCACAGTCTCTTTGGGTTGGACCGCTATACAGGACAGATCAGAACACTTCGCtcattcacagagacagacgaggcTGAGCACAAGCTGGTCATactggtcaaagacaatgggaaCGTGTCACTCTCAGCAACAGCTACTGTCATTGTAAAAGTCGTGGAGCCCAAAGAAGCTTTTGCAGCTTCTGATGTGAAAAGTTCGACCAAAGCAGAAGAGGACaataatgtgactttttacCTGATGATAACTTTGGGCTCAGTTTCAGCTCTTTTTCTCGTCAGTATCATCGTGCTGATTTCAATGCAGTGCTCAAAGTCCACAGACTACACTTCTAAATATCTACCAGAGCCTAATTATGATGGGACACTGTGTCACAGCATCCAGTACAGATCTGGAGACAAACGCTACATGTTAGTTGGACCCAGGATGAGTATAGGATCTACTATAGCCCCAGGAAGCCATGCCAATACACTAATGCTGCCTGACAGGAGAGGGATATCTGGAGAGGTAAGATTACGTATCTTGAAGCTGTGA
- the LOC133959106 gene encoding protocadherin alpha-8-like, with translation MKQRGWETRRARGRWMCSVVAVLLWSVATAQLRYSISEEVNEGTVVGNVAIDLGLDKSTLRERKYRIVSSNADPLFHVNPNDGILYVSRKIDREEVCAQISTCLINLKTVLENPLEVHYVGVEVLDINDHSPSFLEKEKMLEISESVLPGVRIPLKASRDPDGGLFSVQQYRLSPNDHFRLEVKDKGEDGKIPILIVQKSLDREAAESHSLVLTALDGGKPPKSGEMTILVKVLDVNDNTPVFSHDVYSVMLNENVPVETIVIQVNATDVDEGQNGDVVYSFSNSVSHRLLKLFDINPSTGEITVKGLINFEEKDKYEIEIQASDKGLAPLSTQKSVIIKIVDVNDNAPEIEVTSFSSSIPEDSRPGTTVALISVNDLDSGLNGKVICSIDENVPFNLSPSLQDKMYSLVTKSPLDREKLSHYELTITAKDAGQPPLSSEKTISVVVSDVNDNSPQFSLSPYTFYVTESNNPGTSVFSVKAFDADENENAHISYHILRYGSKDNKLTSFLNINSENGDIMALKSFDFETLKTFQFHVVASDSGTPSLSSNVTVNVFILDQNDNAPVILYPVSSNGSAEGVEEIPRNVNAGHLVTKVRAYDADIGYNGWLLFSLQEVTDHSLFGLDRYTGQIRTLRSFTETDEAEHKLLILVKDNGNVSLSATATVIIKVVEPKEAFAASDVKSSTKADEDNNVTFYLMITVGSVSALFLVSIIVLISMQCSKSTDYTSKYLPEPNYDGTLCHSIQYRSGDKRYMLVGPRMSIGSTIAPGSHANTLMLPDRGGTSGEVRNGYFYQSRNALPKYTITKKY, from the coding sequence ATGAAACAAAGAGGATGGGAGACGAGAAGGGCGAGAGGACGGTGGATGTGCTCCGTGGTTGCTGTGCTTTTGTGGAGCGTGGCCACGGCGCAGTTGCGGTATTCAATCTCTGAGGAGGTTAACGAAGGAACTGTGGTTGGAAATGTCGCAATAGACCTTGGATTGGATAAGAGCActctgagagagaggaagtatCGCATTGTTTCCAGTAACGCGGATCCTCTTTTCCATGTAAATCCGAACGATGGCATCCTGTATGTGAGCCGGAAGATTGATCGAGAGGAGGTGTGCGCGCAGATCAGTACGTGTTTAATCAATCTAAAAACCGTGTTAGAAAACCCACTGGAGGTGCACTATGTGGGAGTGGAGGTGCTGGATATAAATGATCATTCTCCAAGTtttctggagaaggagaaaatgtTGGAGATTTCAGAGTCCGTGTTACCAGGAGTACGTATTCCGCTGAAAGCATCACGAGATCCGGACGGCGGTCTCTTTTCTGTTCAACAATATAGACTCAGCCCAAACGATCACTTCCGTCTCGAGGTTAAAGATAAAGGAGAAGATGGTAAAATACCCATTTTAATTGTGCAAAAATCGTTGGACAGGGAGGCAGCAGAAAGTCACTCATTGGTGCTGACTGCCTTGGATGGAGGAAAACCTCCGAAATCCGGTGAAATGACTATACTAGTAAAGGTTTTAGATGTGAATGATAACActcctgttttctctcatgatgtttATTCCGTGATGCTGAATGAAAACGTTCCAGTAGAAACAATTGTCATACAAGTTAATGCAACTGATGTAGACGAAGGACAAAATGGAGATGTAGTTTATTCGTTCAGCAACAGTGTGAGCCATAGATTGTTAAAGCTTTTTGATATTAATCCATCTACAGGTGAAATAACTGTTAAAGGATTAATTAACTTTGAGGAAAAGGATAAATACGAAATTGAAATTCAAGCATCAGATAAAGGTCTTGCTCCTCTTTCGACTCAAAAAAGTGTCATTATTAAGATAGTTGATGTGAATGACAATGCACCTGAGATTGAGGTCACCTCTTTTTCGAGCTCCATCCCTGAAGATTCCAGACCTGGAACTACAGTTGCTCTTATCAGTGTAAATGACTTGGACTCTGGTCTTAATGGAAAAGTTATTTGCTCCATTGATGAGAATGTTCCTTTTAATTTATCACCATCTTTACaagataaaatgtattcattagtAACCAAATCCCCTCTGGACAGAGAGAAACTGTCACATTATGAGTTGACAATAACTGCAAAAGACGCTGGTCAACCTCCATTATCGTCTGAGAAGACAATAAGTGTTGTGGTGTCAGATGTGAATGACAACAGTCCACAGTTTTCACTGAGCCCCTATACTTTCTATGTGACAGAAAGTAACAATCCAGGCACCTCTGTGTTTTCCGTTAAAGCTTTTGATGCTGATGAGAATGAAAATGCACATATTTCTTATCATATTCTCAGATATGGAAGCAAAGATAATAAACTGACCTCCTTTCTAAATATTAACTCTGAAAACGGAGACATCATGGCACTAAAAAGTTTTGACTTTGAAACGCTGAAAACTTTCCAGTTCCACGTTGTTGCGTCAGATTCTGGAACTCCGTCACTGAGCAGCAACGTCACAGTGAACGTGTTCATTCTGGATCAGAACGACAACGCTCCAGTCATCCTGTATCCAGTCAGCTCCAACGGTTCTGCTGAAGGTGTGGAGGAGATTCCCCGCAATGTGAACGCAGGACACTTGGTGACTAAAGTCAGAGCCTATGACGCTGATATAGGATATAACGGCTGGttactgttttcactgcaggaagtTACTGACCACAGTCTCTTTGGTTTGGACCGCTATACAGGACAGATCAGAACACTTCGCtcattcacagagacagacgaggcTGAACACAAGCTGCTCATactggtcaaagacaatgggaaCGTGTCACTCTCAGCAACAGCTACTGTCATCATCAAAGTCGTGGAGCCCAAAGAAGCTTTTGCAGCTTCTGATGTGAAAAGCTCAACAAAAGCAGATGAGGACaataatgtgactttttacCTGATGATAACTGTGGGCTCAGTTTCAGCTCTTTTTCTCGTCAGTATCATTGTGCTGATTTCAATGCAGTGCTCAAAGTCCACAGACTATACTTCTAAATATCTGCCAGAGCCTAATTATGATGGGACACTGTGTCACAGCATCCAGTACAGATCTGGAGACAAACGCTACATGTTAGTTGGACCCAGGATGAGTATAGGATCTACTATAGCCCCAGGAAGCCATGCCAATACTCTAATGCTGCCTGACAGGGGAGGTACATCTGGAGAGGTAAGAAATGGTTATTTTTATCAGAGCAGAAATGCACTTCCTAAATATACAATTACCAAAAAATACTAA